A window from Halomicrobium urmianum encodes these proteins:
- a CDS encoding ATP-dependent DNA helicase: MPETGERWREYFAFDEPYDNQADAIRQAIRAGESRGYLAMEGPCGTGKTMAALAAGATLVRETDLYERIVVVTPVKQQLQQFVEDLRATNARLEDPLDGVALVGKPDLCPYGREGVFPDDVGVHDRCEDLRENTARLVEADDGTTEHAAAPAAIEAELDDDQWWDPQVASDLAKAARPDAAGQRTIGEDALSTAGATSPYRDIQVTAPEELAEGDDPPLYCPFEADWYARNTGSPVNFDAGEDNVVTLDDYLPAATERGTCPHRVMSVMLERADVVIGNYNHLFDPNTRPLVSSILDEDTFVVVDEAHRLEERVRDLLSDRVGRQTLKQARNDLNTLLHRARQSDEHKQQVREVLAAREVPLEAVERAETFYGDVIEWLDDRVRDFLDGEHEGWRADPTTLPEMDREVPLRDPETVERDDLTEWAEREGYDGGLWRSLSSVGAAVEDVVDELGLTRSPVCAAVGAIMGSWWERDHAGHFRTVELEHAPADERHVDADYEAAYTPGLLLYNCMPARALRNVFDGLGGGVLMSATLEPLDVFTHVSGLAFLEEGGEDRDPRPVSETTYDLTFPEGNRASLLVDCEPFTARNRGDPEEMRPLGGNWNPTRDEYAHALRSLARSPGNVMIAMPNYREAKWAGAYLDDAVDKDVLVDESSSNEETDRRKERFFAGPGKVLVTSARGTLTEGVDYDGEKLSTCAVVGVPLVNIGSPRVRAVRRAYGDAFGEDVAFEYALTVPAVRRARQAIGRVIRGTDEVGVRAFVGRRYCPGARHSVYDFLPEEEREEFTRMTPDFLSDQLTAFWSGRD, from the coding sequence ATGCCCGAGACGGGGGAGCGCTGGCGGGAGTACTTCGCCTTCGACGAGCCCTACGACAACCAGGCCGACGCGATACGGCAGGCGATCCGCGCCGGCGAGTCGCGGGGCTACCTCGCGATGGAGGGGCCCTGCGGAACCGGGAAGACGATGGCCGCGCTCGCCGCGGGCGCGACCCTGGTCCGGGAGACCGACCTGTACGAGCGCATCGTCGTCGTCACGCCCGTCAAGCAGCAGCTCCAGCAGTTCGTCGAGGACCTGCGAGCGACCAACGCACGACTGGAGGACCCGCTCGACGGCGTCGCCCTCGTCGGCAAGCCCGACCTCTGCCCGTACGGCCGCGAGGGCGTCTTCCCCGACGACGTGGGCGTCCACGACCGCTGCGAGGACCTCCGGGAGAACACGGCCCGCCTCGTGGAGGCCGACGACGGGACGACGGAGCACGCCGCCGCCCCCGCCGCCATCGAGGCCGAACTCGACGACGACCAGTGGTGGGACCCGCAGGTCGCGAGCGACCTCGCGAAGGCAGCCCGCCCCGACGCGGCCGGCCAGCGGACCATCGGCGAGGACGCGCTGTCGACGGCCGGGGCGACCTCCCCCTACCGCGACATCCAGGTGACGGCGCCAGAGGAACTGGCCGAGGGCGACGATCCGCCGCTGTACTGCCCCTTCGAGGCCGACTGGTACGCCCGGAACACGGGCTCGCCCGTGAACTTCGACGCCGGCGAGGACAACGTCGTCACGCTCGACGACTACCTCCCCGCCGCGACGGAGCGGGGCACCTGCCCCCACCGCGTGATGAGCGTCATGCTGGAGCGGGCCGACGTCGTGATCGGCAACTACAACCACCTGTTCGATCCCAACACACGCCCGCTGGTCTCCTCGATCCTGGACGAAGACACGTTCGTCGTCGTCGACGAGGCCCACCGCCTGGAGGAGCGCGTGCGGGACCTGCTCTCCGACCGCGTCGGCAGGCAGACGCTGAAGCAGGCCCGCAACGACCTGAACACGCTGCTGCACCGCGCCCGGCAGAGCGACGAACACAAACAGCAGGTCCGGGAGGTGCTGGCCGCCCGCGAGGTCCCGCTCGAAGCGGTGGAGCGAGCCGAGACGTTCTACGGCGACGTGATCGAGTGGCTGGACGACCGCGTCCGCGACTTTCTCGACGGGGAGCACGAGGGCTGGCGCGCCGACCCGACGACGCTGCCCGAGATGGACCGCGAGGTTCCGCTGCGGGACCCGGAGACCGTCGAGCGCGACGACCTGACCGAGTGGGCCGAGCGGGAGGGCTACGACGGCGGACTCTGGCGGTCGCTGTCCAGCGTCGGCGCCGCCGTCGAGGACGTCGTCGACGAGCTCGGCCTGACCCGGTCGCCCGTCTGCGCCGCCGTCGGCGCAATCATGGGCTCGTGGTGGGAGCGCGACCACGCCGGCCACTTCCGGACGGTCGAACTCGAGCACGCCCCCGCCGACGAGCGCCACGTCGACGCCGACTACGAGGCCGCGTACACCCCCGGCCTCCTGCTGTACAACTGCATGCCCGCGCGAGCGCTCCGGAACGTCTTCGACGGCCTCGGCGGTGGCGTGCTGATGAGCGCCACGCTGGAACCGCTCGACGTGTTCACGCACGTCTCCGGGCTGGCCTTCTTGGAGGAGGGCGGCGAGGACCGCGACCCGCGGCCCGTCAGCGAGACGACCTACGACCTGACCTTCCCCGAGGGCAATCGCGCGTCGCTCTTGGTCGACTGCGAGCCCTTCACGGCGCGCAACCGCGGCGACCCCGAGGAGATGCGGCCGCTCGGCGGGAACTGGAACCCCACGCGCGACGAGTACGCCCACGCGCTGCGCTCGCTGGCCCGCTCGCCCGGCAACGTCATGATCGCCATGCCCAACTACCGCGAGGCGAAGTGGGCCGGGGCCTACCTGGACGACGCCGTCGACAAGGACGTCCTCGTCGACGAGTCCTCCAGCAACGAGGAGACCGACCGCCGGAAGGAGCGCTTTTTCGCCGGCCCCGGGAAGGTGCTGGTCACGAGCGCACGCGGGACGCTCACCGAGGGCGTCGACTACGACGGCGAGAAGCTCTCGACCTGCGCCGTGGTCGGCGTCCCGCTGGTCAACATCGGGTCGCCGCGCGTCCGCGCGGTGCGGCGCGCCTACGGCGACGCCTTCGGCGAGGACGTCGCATTCGAGTACGCGCTGACCGTGCCGGCCGTTCGCCGGGCGCGGCAGGCCATCGGACGGGTCATCCGCGGCACCGACGAGGTGGGCGTCCGCGCGTTCGTCGGCCGGCGCTACTGCCCTGGCGCCCGCCACTCCGTCTACGACTTTCTCCCCGAGGAGGAACGCGAGGAGTTCACCCGCATGACGCCGGACTTCCTCTCGGACCAGCTCACCGCGTTCTGGTCGGGCCGGGACTGA
- a CDS encoding DUF7563 family protein translates to MPECQNCGEFVTEQYVRVFTPEGHEGPRVCPYCEDKLRDGADVREARSSRQ, encoded by the coding sequence ATGCCCGAGTGCCAGAACTGCGGTGAGTTCGTAACGGAGCAGTACGTTCGGGTCTTCACGCCCGAAGGACACGAAGGGCCGAGGGTGTGTCCCTACTGCGAGGACAAGCTTCGCGACGGCGCCGACGTCCGCGAGGCCCGCTCGTCCCGTCAATAG
- a CDS encoding ArsA family ATPase — MTDIDVEAVDEIDAPAGVDAPEYVLYGGKGGVGKTTMAAATAMASARDGTPTLVVSTDPAHSLSDTLEVAVPAEPARVREDVPLYAAEIDPEAAVGDGLFGTDADLGGIENLLGGPESEGADPLSGSMPGSDEAAAMRLLLEYMDDERFERVVIDTAPTGHTLRLLELPEAMDSMLGKVLMLKERLSGMMDGLGGLFGDENADVDADAEMRDLEAMREKIERLRDVLRDPTKTDFRVVLVPEELSVVESERLLDRLDSFGVPVGTVVVNRVLQDLGDVVDADVPEGYVGPNHEDCEFCARRWSVQQEALARSQDLFRGRDVRRVPLLAEEVRGEDLLAVVGACLGPERASENR, encoded by the coding sequence ATGACCGACATCGACGTCGAGGCGGTCGACGAGATCGACGCGCCGGCGGGAGTCGACGCCCCCGAGTACGTGCTCTACGGCGGCAAGGGCGGCGTGGGAAAGACGACGATGGCGGCGGCGACGGCGATGGCCAGCGCGCGCGACGGCACGCCGACGCTGGTCGTCTCGACCGACCCCGCACACTCCCTCTCCGACACGCTGGAGGTAGCGGTGCCCGCGGAGCCGGCCAGGGTCCGCGAGGACGTCCCGCTCTACGCGGCCGAGATCGACCCCGAGGCGGCCGTCGGGGACGGCCTGTTCGGCACCGACGCCGACCTCGGCGGCATCGAGAACCTGCTGGGCGGTCCGGAGAGCGAGGGCGCTGACCCCCTCTCGGGGTCGATGCCCGGCTCCGACGAGGCGGCCGCGATGCGGCTCCTTCTGGAGTACATGGACGACGAGCGCTTCGAGCGCGTGGTGATCGACACCGCGCCGACCGGCCACACGCTCCGCCTGCTGGAGCTGCCGGAGGCGATGGACTCGATGCTGGGGAAGGTCCTGATGCTCAAGGAGCGCCTCTCCGGGATGATGGACGGACTCGGCGGGCTGTTCGGCGACGAGAACGCCGACGTCGACGCCGACGCCGAGATGCGCGACCTGGAGGCGATGCGCGAGAAGATCGAGCGCCTGCGCGACGTCCTGCGGGATCCGACCAAGACGGACTTCCGGGTCGTGCTCGTGCCCGAGGAGCTGTCGGTCGTGGAGTCCGAACGCCTGCTGGACCGGCTGGACTCCTTCGGCGTGCCCGTGGGGACGGTCGTCGTCAACCGCGTCCTCCAGGACCTCGGCGACGTCGTCGACGCGGACGTCCCCGAGGGATACGTCGGGCCGAACCACGAGGACTGCGAGTTCTGCGCCCGTCGCTGGTCGGTTCAGCAGGAGGCGCTGGCCCGCTCGCAGGATCTCTTCCGCGGGCGCGACGTCCGCCGGGTCCCGCTGCTGGCCGAGGAGGTCCGCGGCGAGGACCTGCTGGCCGTCGTCGGGGCCTGTCTGGGGCCCGAGCGGGCGTCGGAGAATCGATAG
- a CDS encoding SDR family oxidoreductase, protein MTKTVLITGCSSGIGRETAAAFLEDEWRVWATARDEEDVSDLAAEGCATAELDVTDPREVEAVVDELLAEEGRLDCLVNNAGYGQFGPVEDVPTGVVHEQFDVNVYGPHRLVREVLPHMRDRGEGTIINLSSVTGRLATPGNGVYAGSKFALEGMSDALRAEVKSEGVDVVLVEPGPVDTQFEDRAMSTLAEADRSPDYDWLYDLYDDAEMIGGEAVSIPPRDVALTIRDAAQASNPEPRYPVGQFAKYAMLARHVPARWRDTALSVARKLSEFRTSRSE, encoded by the coding sequence ATGACGAAGACGGTGTTGATCACCGGTTGTTCCTCGGGCATCGGTCGGGAGACGGCGGCGGCGTTTCTCGAAGACGAGTGGCGCGTCTGGGCGACCGCCCGGGACGAGGAGGACGTGTCGGACCTCGCCGCGGAGGGCTGCGCGACGGCGGAACTGGACGTGACCGATCCGCGCGAGGTCGAGGCCGTCGTCGACGAACTGCTCGCCGAGGAGGGGCGCCTCGACTGCCTCGTCAACAACGCCGGGTACGGCCAGTTCGGCCCGGTCGAGGACGTTCCGACGGGGGTCGTCCACGAGCAGTTCGACGTCAACGTCTACGGCCCGCACCGGCTGGTCCGCGAGGTCCTCCCGCACATGCGGGACCGCGGCGAGGGGACGATCATCAACCTCTCCAGCGTCACCGGACGGCTCGCCACGCCCGGCAACGGCGTCTACGCCGGCTCGAAGTTCGCCCTGGAGGGGATGAGCGACGCCCTCCGGGCCGAGGTCAAGAGCGAGGGCGTCGACGTCGTCCTCGTCGAACCCGGTCCGGTCGACACCCAGTTCGAGGACCGCGCCATGAGCACGCTGGCCGAGGCCGACCGCTCGCCGGACTACGACTGGCTCTACGACCTCTACGACGACGCGGAGATGATCGGGGGCGAGGCGGTGTCCATCCCGCCGCGGGACGTGGCGCTGACCATCCGAGACGCGGCCCAGGCCTCGAACCCCGAGCCGCGCTATCCCGTCGGGCAGTTCGCGAAGTACGCCATGCTGGCCCGGCACGTGCCCGCGCGCTGGCGCGACACCGCGCTCTCCGTCGCGCGGAAGCTCTCGGAGTTCCGCACCAGTCGCAGCGAGTAG
- a CDS encoding endonuclease V, with product MEPVRPEYVPDPSLSREEMEALQRELAADAVFEDDLPVDPAAVCGDPDQQRLGQAGDTADGGDGAAAAESPLVAGVDQAFVDDYAVSAIVVSQGNEVVERVHAAVETEIPYVPGLLSFREGGAILAAFDELERDPDLALVDGSGRIHFREAGLATHVGVMLDLPAVGVAKSLLCGTPRASLDRKLPVGARVGIEADDGVETADPGTLIGYAVQTRQYESGNRHVNPLYVSPGHRVGAETAADLVEGCTAGYKLPEPTRLADSYADEVKAESN from the coding sequence ATGGAGCCGGTCCGCCCCGAGTACGTCCCCGACCCGTCGCTCTCGCGCGAGGAGATGGAAGCCCTCCAGCGCGAACTCGCCGCCGACGCCGTCTTCGAGGACGACCTGCCGGTCGACCCCGCGGCCGTCTGCGGCGACCCCGACCAGCAACGACTCGGGCAGGCCGGCGATACCGCCGACGGCGGCGACGGAGCGGCCGCCGCCGAGTCGCCGCTGGTCGCCGGCGTCGACCAGGCGTTCGTCGACGACTACGCGGTCTCCGCTATCGTCGTCTCGCAGGGGAACGAGGTCGTCGAACGGGTCCACGCCGCAGTCGAGACGGAGATCCCCTACGTCCCGGGACTGCTGTCCTTCCGCGAGGGCGGCGCGATCCTGGCGGCCTTCGACGAACTGGAGCGCGACCCCGACCTCGCGCTCGTCGACGGGAGCGGGCGGATCCACTTCCGGGAGGCCGGGCTGGCGACGCACGTCGGAGTGATGCTGGACCTGCCGGCGGTCGGGGTCGCCAAGAGCCTGCTCTGTGGCACGCCGCGGGCGTCGCTGGACCGGAAGCTCCCGGTCGGCGCGCGCGTCGGCATCGAGGCCGACGACGGCGTCGAGACGGCCGACCCGGGGACGCTCATCGGCTACGCCGTTCAGACCCGCCAGTACGAGTCCGGGAACCGTCACGTCAACCCGCTGTACGTCAGCCCAGGCCATCGCGTCGGCGCCGAGACGGCCGCCGACCTCGTCGAGGGCTGTACCGCCGGCTACAAGCTCCCGGAGCCGACCAGGCTCGCGGACAGCTACGCCGACGAGGTGAAGGCCGAGAGTAACTGA
- a CDS encoding rhomboid family intramembrane serine protease, whose protein sequence is MSTCDVCGREENMPYQCDRCGGTFCGEHRLPEAHDCPGLNDWGDPDGVFDSGFDDSVSTTQPRQESGLGDRLPSLSGPGGLTAYFRGNMTYVFLALMGITFVLQGVVQTVAGPRVHDALFVLKATHPEYVWTWITSIFAHGGIGHLAGNAIVIFFFGRIVERYVGTKQFTLLFLGAGILASLGQIAIMIAQTPALLGADYVPGAGVVGASGAGLAIMAVLTVLNPDLRVYLYFLIPVPIWVITGFYFLLSIGGVFGLATPFSGQGIADGAHLIGLLIGLWYGNRVKGRRRAPQSLEFGGGRGPGGPGGPGGPGRGRGPF, encoded by the coding sequence ATGTCGACGTGCGACGTGTGCGGCAGGGAAGAGAACATGCCGTACCAGTGTGACCGGTGTGGGGGGACCTTCTGCGGCGAACACCGGCTGCCGGAGGCACACGACTGCCCGGGGCTGAACGACTGGGGCGACCCTGACGGGGTCTTCGACAGCGGCTTCGACGACAGCGTCTCGACGACCCAGCCGCGCCAGGAGTCCGGACTGGGCGATCGGCTTCCGAGCCTGTCGGGGCCGGGCGGCCTCACGGCCTACTTCCGGGGGAACATGACCTACGTGTTCCTCGCACTGATGGGGATCACGTTCGTCCTCCAGGGCGTCGTCCAGACGGTCGCCGGACCCCGCGTCCACGACGCCCTGTTCGTCCTCAAGGCGACCCACCCCGAGTACGTCTGGACGTGGATCACCTCCATCTTCGCACACGGGGGCATCGGCCACCTGGCCGGGAACGCCATCGTGATCTTCTTCTTCGGCCGGATCGTCGAGCGCTACGTCGGAACGAAGCAGTTCACGCTGCTGTTCCTCGGTGCCGGGATCCTCGCGTCGCTCGGCCAGATCGCAATCATGATTGCCCAGACCCCTGCGCTGCTGGGGGCGGACTACGTTCCCGGGGCGGGCGTCGTCGGGGCCAGCGGCGCCGGCCTGGCGATCATGGCGGTCCTGACGGTGCTGAACCCAGACCTGCGCGTCTACCTCTACTTCCTGATTCCCGTGCCGATCTGGGTCATCACCGGCTTCTACTTCCTGCTCAGCATCGGCGGCGTCTTCGGCCTGGCGACCCCGTTCTCCGGCCAGGGCATCGCCGACGGCGCCCACCTCATCGGCCTCCTGATCGGACTCTGGTACGGCAACCGCGTGAAGGGACGGCGTCGGGCGCCCCAGTCCCTGGAGTTCGGCGGCGGCCGCGGTCCCGGCGGTCCGGGTGGCCCCGGCGGCCCCGGTCGCGGTCGCGGGCCCTTCTGA
- a CDS encoding DUF5788 family protein codes for MKDFERKQLLERVEREGAIVGAEIPDRIEVQGEEVDLQSFVFEIKRRDTIPPGERERVDSAKKNLRRERLQRKQLIEDGDVSYEEGERLADAIVGIDRALNALEQLGSANLEQEAQAKEAADKKRWMKFLKKALGHEEADSGTGRASRGL; via the coding sequence GTGAAAGACTTCGAGCGAAAGCAGTTGCTCGAACGCGTCGAGCGGGAGGGCGCGATCGTCGGTGCGGAGATCCCCGACCGCATCGAGGTGCAGGGCGAGGAGGTGGACCTCCAGTCGTTCGTCTTCGAGATCAAGCGGCGAGACACCATCCCGCCGGGCGAGCGCGAGCGGGTCGACAGCGCCAAGAAGAACCTCCGGCGAGAGCGGCTTCAGCGCAAGCAGCTGATCGAGGACGGCGACGTCAGCTACGAGGAGGGCGAGCGGCTGGCGGACGCCATCGTCGGCATCGACCGCGCGCTCAACGCGCTCGAACAGCTGGGATCGGCGAACCTCGAACAGGAAGCCCAGGCGAAGGAGGCGGCCGACAAGAAGCGCTGGATGAAGTTCCTCAAGAAGGCGCTGGGCCACGAGGAGGCCGACTCCGGCACCGGCCGGGCCAGCCGGGGGCTGTAA
- the polX gene encoding DNA polymerase/3'-5' exonuclease PolX, which produces MSRNDEVARRLEEFADLLAAKGVEYKPRAYRQAAENVRDYPGAIEGLADEGPDGVQRIDKVGDAIASKIVEYLDTGEMAELEELREEYPIDIEAITGVEGVGPKTAGTLYEALDIRDLDDLEAAAEAGEIREVSGFGEKTEQNILAGIDFARQSHERELLGEARPYGESVVGTLSAVPAVEEAELAGSLRRWRRTIGDVDVLVGSDDPGTVIDAFTDWEEADGVIEAGESKASVRASGVRVDLRVVDPAEFGAALQYFTGSKEHNLAVRNRAIDRDLKMNEYGIFDVSEVADDSDQRAGERVGGETEASMYEPLDLEWMPPELRENRGEIEAAAEGTLPDLVEPGDLEGDLHTHTEWSDGELTIADHVAAAAEFGHDYVAITDHATGPGMVGGLGLDDGELRTQLSEIREVADDADIEVFAGVEANISAEGEISVADDLLADLDLVVASPHAALDGDGTDRLVAAAEHPSVDVIGHPTGRYLNRRRGLELDVERLATVAAENETALEVNANPSRLDLSGEAVKVAVEAGATVAVDTDAHSAADFSLQRYGLHTARRGWAEPDDVLNAWDVEAVRAFLG; this is translated from the coding sequence ATGAGCCGGAACGACGAGGTCGCCCGCCGGCTGGAGGAGTTCGCCGACCTGCTGGCGGCCAAGGGCGTCGAGTACAAGCCCCGCGCGTATCGCCAGGCCGCCGAGAACGTCCGGGACTACCCCGGCGCGATCGAGGGGCTGGCCGACGAGGGACCGGATGGCGTCCAGCGGATCGACAAGGTCGGCGACGCCATCGCGAGCAAGATCGTCGAGTACCTCGACACCGGCGAGATGGCGGAACTGGAGGAGCTGCGCGAGGAGTACCCGATCGACATCGAGGCCATCACGGGCGTCGAGGGCGTCGGCCCGAAGACCGCCGGGACGCTCTACGAGGCGCTCGATATACGAGACCTCGACGACCTCGAAGCGGCCGCCGAGGCCGGCGAGATCCGCGAGGTTTCGGGGTTCGGCGAGAAGACCGAACAGAACATCCTGGCGGGCATCGACTTCGCCCGGCAGTCCCACGAGCGGGAACTGCTCGGCGAGGCCAGGCCCTACGGCGAGAGTGTCGTGGGCACGCTTTCGGCCGTGCCAGCGGTCGAGGAGGCCGAGCTCGCGGGGTCGCTGCGCCGCTGGCGGCGGACCATCGGCGACGTCGACGTGCTCGTCGGCAGCGACGACCCCGGGACGGTGATCGACGCGTTCACCGACTGGGAGGAGGCCGACGGCGTGATCGAGGCCGGCGAGAGCAAGGCCAGCGTCCGCGCCAGCGGCGTCCGCGTGGACCTCCGGGTCGTCGACCCGGCGGAGTTCGGCGCGGCGCTGCAGTATTTCACCGGCAGCAAGGAGCACAACCTCGCGGTCCGCAACCGGGCGATCGATCGCGACCTGAAGATGAACGAGTACGGCATCTTCGACGTGAGTGAGGTCGCCGACGACAGCGACCAGCGGGCCGGCGAGCGCGTCGGCGGCGAGACGGAGGCGTCGATGTACGAGCCGCTGGACCTGGAGTGGATGCCGCCCGAGCTGCGGGAGAACCGCGGCGAGATCGAGGCCGCCGCGGAGGGGACGCTGCCGGACCTCGTCGAGCCGGGCGACCTCGAGGGGGACCTGCACACCCACACGGAGTGGTCCGACGGGGAGCTGACCATCGCGGACCACGTCGCGGCGGCGGCCGAGTTCGGCCACGACTACGTTGCGATCACCGACCACGCGACCGGCCCCGGGATGGTCGGCGGCCTCGGTCTCGACGACGGGGAGCTCCGAACGCAGCTCTCGGAGATCCGCGAGGTCGCCGACGACGCCGACATCGAGGTGTTCGCCGGCGTCGAGGCCAATATCTCCGCCGAGGGAGAAATCTCCGTCGCAGACGACCTGCTGGCGGACCTGGACCTGGTGGTCGCCTCGCCACACGCGGCGCTGGACGGCGACGGCACCGACAGGCTGGTCGCCGCGGCCGAGCACCCGTCGGTCGACGTCATCGGCCACCCGACCGGCCGGTACCTGAACCGCCGTCGGGGCCTGGAGCTCGACGTCGAGCGGCTGGCGACGGTCGCCGCCGAGAACGAGACCGCCCTGGAGGTCAACGCGAACCCATCGCGGCTGGACCTCTCGGGGGAAGCCGTCAAGGTGGCCGTCGAGGCGGGCGCGACCGTCGCCGTCGACACCGACGCCCACTCGGCGGCGGACTTCTCGCTCCAGCGGTACGGCCTCCACACCGCCCGCCGGGGCTGGGCCGAGCCCGACGACGTCCTCAACGCCTGGGACGTCGAAGCGGTCCGCGCGTTCCTCGGGTGA
- a CDS encoding Mut7-C RNAse domain-containing protein gives MRLLLDAMCGGLTAYLRMCGHDAAYALDRTGGEDVPDEELVALAAAEDRRIVTRDRNVAALADDAILLTERDVVDQLRELAAVGVELELEDEPTRCGTCNGPLTAVDPTESTPDYAPDPADERAWRCRDCGQYFWKGSHWDDVAATLAEL, from the coding sequence ATGCGGCTCCTGCTCGACGCCATGTGCGGCGGGCTGACGGCGTACCTGCGGATGTGCGGCCACGACGCCGCCTACGCCCTCGACCGGACCGGCGGCGAGGACGTCCCCGACGAGGAACTCGTGGCCCTCGCCGCCGCCGAGGACCGCCGGATCGTCACCCGCGACCGGAACGTCGCCGCGCTGGCCGACGACGCGATTCTCCTCACCGAGCGGGACGTGGTCGATCAACTGCGAGAACTGGCAGCGGTCGGAGTCGAACTGGAACTGGAGGACGAGCCCACCCGCTGTGGCACCTGCAACGGCCCGCTGACGGCCGTCGATCCGACCGAGAGCACGCCCGACTACGCGCCCGATCCGGCTGACGAGCGGGCCTGGCGGTGCCGGGACTGCGGCCAGTACTTCTGGAAGGGGAGCCACTGGGACGACGTGGCGGCGACGCTCGCGGAGCTGTAA
- a CDS encoding LolA family protein, which produces MTDLTGGRRTLALLAAGLAVAAVAATVAGPALAVLQQPSGDEVLDRVEQRYDHAETVTGSAEITATNGSTTVTATFEFAAADPNSSRVIVSSENRTYRAGTNGTVAWVAGPDGARAWDVDAPDNRSVDRPAGALTPGLGPNTTDARPAIADARTDLLTRGTPGENVTATLAGTETVGGTPAYRLTLEPTEENGDANATLWVAREDYRVLRTESTDGTNRTVVDVQETQFNVSVHESTFQPPTDRVAVSTVEEYGTFDAAQANVTLPLPQLGGGATFEEATVASRGNETVVAQRYLADEENVTVVTTTATDRFAVENATAATVDGRSANVTTVRGRTVVAWTEDGVTTAVAVDGSSERALALARSLD; this is translated from the coding sequence ATGACCGACCTCACCGGCGGGCGACGGACGCTCGCGCTCCTCGCCGCCGGACTCGCGGTCGCGGCGGTCGCGGCGACGGTCGCCGGACCGGCGCTGGCCGTCCTCCAGCAACCGTCCGGCGACGAGGTGCTCGACCGCGTCGAGCAGCGCTACGACCACGCCGAGACGGTGACCGGGTCCGCCGAGATCACCGCGACGAACGGATCGACGACGGTGACGGCGACGTTCGAGTTCGCCGCGGCCGACCCGAACAGTTCGCGAGTGATCGTGTCGTCCGAGAACCGGACCTACCGTGCGGGGACCAACGGGACGGTCGCCTGGGTCGCCGGTCCCGACGGAGCGAGGGCCTGGGACGTCGACGCGCCCGACAACCGCAGCGTCGACCGGCCGGCCGGAGCACTGACCCCGGGACTGGGGCCGAACACCACGGACGCGAGACCGGCGATCGCCGACGCGAGGACCGACCTCCTCACGCGCGGGACGCCCGGCGAGAACGTGACTGCCACGCTGGCCGGGACCGAGACGGTCGGCGGCACGCCGGCGTACCGACTGACCCTCGAACCGACCGAGGAGAACGGTGACGCGAACGCGACGCTGTGGGTCGCCCGCGAGGACTACCGAGTGCTGCGCACCGAGTCGACCGACGGGACGAACCGGACCGTCGTCGACGTGCAGGAGACGCAGTTCAACGTGAGCGTCCACGAGAGCACGTTCCAGCCCCCGACCGACCGCGTCGCGGTGTCGACGGTCGAGGAGTACGGGACGTTCGACGCCGCGCAGGCGAACGTAACGCTGCCCCTCCCGCAACTCGGCGGCGGTGCGACGTTCGAGGAGGCCACCGTCGCGAGCCGGGGGAACGAGACCGTCGTCGCACAGCGGTACCTCGCCGACGAGGAGAACGTGACCGTCGTCACCACCACGGCGACGGACCGCTTCGCGGTCGAGAACGCGACGGCCGCGACCGTCGACGGGCGGTCCGCGAACGTGACGACCGTGCGCGGCAGGACCGTCGTCGCGTGGACCGAGGACGGGGTGACGACGGCCGTCGCCGTCGACGGGTCGAGCGAGCGCGCGCTGGCGCTGGCGCGGTCGCTGGACTGA
- a CDS encoding ABC transporter ATP-binding protein, translating to MGTADPVVELADVRKTYDVGGPVEALAGVSLSLPRGSYTAVMGPSGSGKSTLLNLAGGLDTPTEGRVLIDGRDLSTASESERAAVRGTEVGFVFQTFNLLPRLTAVENVALPLVFDGWDRDRRRERASDLLTEVGLGDRLDHRPPELSGGQRQRVAIARALAPDPAVILADEPTGNVDTDTGDRIMDLLDDLHAAGHTVLLVSHERRIAERAERIVHVRDGVVEDVEVLQ from the coding sequence ATGGGGACTGCCGATCCCGTGGTGGAACTCGCGGACGTCCGCAAGACCTACGACGTCGGCGGGCCGGTCGAGGCGCTCGCCGGCGTCTCGCTGTCGCTGCCGCGCGGGTCCTACACCGCCGTGATGGGGCCAAGCGGGTCCGGCAAGAGCACCCTGCTGAACCTCGCGGGCGGGCTGGACACACCGACCGAGGGGCGCGTCCTGATCGACGGGCGGGACCTCTCGACCGCCAGCGAGTCCGAACGGGCCGCCGTCAGGGGGACCGAGGTCGGCTTCGTCTTCCAGACGTTCAACCTGCTCCCGCGGCTCACCGCCGTCGAGAACGTCGCCCTGCCGCTCGTGTTCGACGGCTGGGACCGGGACCGCCGCCGCGAGCGCGCCAGCGACCTCCTGACCGAGGTGGGACTGGGCGACAGGCTCGACCACCGGCCGCCGGAGCTGAGCGGCGGACAGCGACAGCGGGTGGCCATCGCCCGCGCGCTGGCACCCGACCCCGCGGTGATCCTGGCCGACGAGCCGACAGGGAACGTCGACACCGACACTGGCGACCGCATCATGGACCTTCTGGACGACCTCCACGCGGCGGGCCACACCGTGTTGCTCGTCTCTCACGAGCGGCGGATCGCAGAGCGCGCGGAACGCATCGTGCACGTCCGCGATGGCGTCGTCGAGGACGTGGAGGTGCTCCAATGA